The following proteins are co-located in the Flammeovirga kamogawensis genome:
- a CDS encoding endonuclease/exonuclease/phosphatase family protein: MTIFKWSILLIIPFLFINCTKQKELSLRVLQFNIWQEGTIVPNGYSAILDEVINAKADLIALSEVRNYKQKSLAKRLVRDLKERGFTFYSDSSQDSGILSKYPIVKQEAFYPVIDDRGSVTKAVIKIGDKEVAFYSAHLDYRNCAIYLPRGYDGSTWKPLDAPITDINLLLADNLKSKRIEAIKNVIADAKLEEELGRIVLLAGDFNEASHRDWIKENKDLYEHNGVVIPWTSTTMLEEDNFIDAYREIYPNPITHPGFTFPCYNVDLPVERVVWAPKSDERDRIDFIFYKPNSSISLKDIFIIGPKQSVAYSKVIDETSEDVFQTPLGVWPTDHKAVLGEFILKL; encoded by the coding sequence ATGACAATTTTCAAGTGGTCAATTCTATTGATTATTCCTTTTTTATTCATCAATTGTACAAAGCAAAAGGAGCTCTCTTTACGTGTACTTCAGTTTAATATTTGGCAAGAAGGTACAATTGTTCCTAATGGATACTCTGCAATTTTAGACGAAGTTATTAATGCAAAGGCAGATCTTATAGCACTAAGTGAAGTAAGAAACTATAAACAAAAGTCTTTAGCAAAACGTCTAGTAAGAGACCTAAAAGAAAGAGGGTTTACATTTTATTCTGATAGTAGTCAGGATTCTGGGATCTTATCAAAATATCCAATTGTAAAACAAGAAGCTTTTTATCCAGTAATTGATGATAGAGGCTCTGTAACTAAGGCTGTTATTAAAATAGGGGATAAAGAAGTAGCCTTTTATTCTGCACATTTAGATTATAGAAATTGTGCTATATATTTACCAAGAGGATACGATGGAAGTACCTGGAAGCCTTTAGACGCGCCGATCACAGATATTAATTTGTTACTAGCCGATAACTTAAAATCTAAACGTATTGAAGCTATTAAAAATGTGATAGCAGATGCTAAGCTAGAGGAAGAGCTAGGGAGGATTGTACTACTAGCAGGAGATTTTAACGAGGCATCTCACAGAGACTGGATAAAAGAGAATAAAGATTTATATGAACACAACGGGGTAGTTATTCCTTGGACATCAACAACAATGTTAGAAGAAGATAACTTTATTGATGCTTATCGTGAAATATATCCAAACCCAATAACACATCCTGGGTTTACTTTTCCATGTTATAATGTCGATCTACCAGTTGAAAGGGTAGTATGGGCACCAAAATCAGATGAAAGAGATAGAATTGATTTTATTTTTTACAAGCCCAATTCATCAATTTCTCTAAAAGACATTTTTATAATAGGACCTAAACAGTCTGTAGCATACAGTAAGGTAATTGACGAAACCTCTGAAGATGTATTTCAAACACCATTAGGAGTATGGCCAACAGATCATAAAGCTGTTTTAGGTGAGTTTATTTTAAAGTTATAA